The following nucleotide sequence is from Gasterosteus aculeatus chromosome 5, fGasAcu3.hap1.1, whole genome shotgun sequence.
CGTAATTTAATTACCGGCGATACGAGGAAGCGATTGAGCGAGACGGCAGCTGATGTATTAACATTCTCCAGACACCTGCTAAACACGAAGCTACGACCAGGAGGCCGCTAGCTTAGCATTTAGTAGCACACAGCCTTTTCattagcttgttttttttgtcattttttcgtttttttgtaatttgtttaaacaacaaaacatcatTATGTAATACGACTGATGATGAATAATCTAATTACGGACAACTATGTCTACATGTTGTATTCATTAAATGTGAGACAATTGTTTTAATAATCTCCCAATTTAAAAGCTGTCAAATAAATGACTCTGATTTGGATGCTGCCAGAACATGACGTCACTCCCGTTTGACCAATCCTCTGCTTCGGCATCCCTTTTCCCCGCCCTGTCTGACTCCGCCTCCTTCACCTGCGGTGCATATCAGAGCCAAACCGGCTCACCTGCCTGCTGAGCAGAGTCCAGCGCCTGAAGGTCCCCGaagctgctcctcatcctcatcctcatcctcacgcCAGTGGACGATGTCCGGGGAAAGACGCTTCGTGTTCAGTGCCCGAGTGATCGGAGCCGTCCACAGGGACTCACCCAAGCTGAGGGTGAGGAAGACCTCGTATGACCTGTTAGATGTGTATGTGTTGATGTTTGTGTGAAGGGTTCAAGTCAAAcgtcatttctctctctccacaggtGTTCATGATATCGGTGTTGTGGTCCGACAAGGCTGAAGTTATTGTCTACAGGTCCTTCAGCGATTTCAAGAAACTTCACGTGAGACCAACACTTCTCCCACCTGGAAGCTCGGGGTCATTGACTATTGAGTTGTACAAATAattcattaaaatgtgtttgtttcacccaaACAGAAGCAGCTGAAAAAGAGATTTCAACCCGTGAAcactttaaagaaaaacgaAAGAGTGATCCCCAAATTTAGAGGTAAGATTATTTTCACTTTGTGTccagacatttatttaaatggtttACTATCTGCTCATTAATTAGAGCAAGGGTCCGATATCtggtttgatattaatattatttgatattttctgctctgcattagttttgtgtctttgttgcaTTTGATAACATCTATTTCTAAGGAGAACGCTCAAAATGTTGTCCTCACATCCATGCTGGTCCTGATCCTGGAGCGTTCCTCTCTGCAGGCCAGGCCAGGAGGAACAGCCTCCAGCAGAAAGCATCACAGCGATGCGTCCAGCGCATGAAGTTCCTGGAGACCTACTGCCACAAGCTGCTGAAGTGCGACCACGCGGTGACTCAGAGCTCCGAGGCGACTCACTTCTTCTTGCCCAACGACCACGACCTGCAGGCCGACTTCACCAAGAACAGGTAGAGGGTCACGTCGGCGTGGAGCTCCGGTCCTGTGGCGGTTCCGTAGTAGTTGTGCGTTCCTAAAGGCCCGACTTCTCTCTCCCACAGCATCGTGATGCTGCTGTCTGACGATGTGCCCGATGGCGCCGCTGTGAGGCGTCAGCACGCCGCCAGCGTCACTCACCCGTTTGTCAGCCAGACTCACCGCTGCGTGGCTGCTTACGAGACAAAGGACACCAACAACCGGCCCTTTAAGGTGGCTGTGGACCAGGAGCTGGAGGTGCTGATCAAAGACCCGGCAGGTCGGTGCTAAACTTTCCCTCCGTCGCCTCCTGGAAAGCAGCAAAAAGCTCCAGATTACGCCGGCAACCGTTTCCATCCTGCTCAGAGCGCGTTTCACCTGCAGGCTGGTGGctggtggaggacgaggacaaaCACCTGGCCTGGTTTCCTGCTCCCTACCTGGAGTTGTGGGACCAAGAGGGCGgcggcgatgatgatgatggtgatgatggtgacgatgatgTATTCCCACTCGCAGGTGTGTGATCCTAATTACAATGAGCAAGTACACAAAGTGACTTCATCGAACCAGCTTGATTACACAACTGTGACATTGGTGTGACCTCAGCGGCTTTACTGTGGAACTCGAGGCGCGTCGATGAAGCCGCTTCATGAAACTATGCAGCTAGTTGTCACAGACGGCAACACGTTGATGTGTGCTGACATGCACTGAGCTCGTGGTCTTGTTGGTGACCTGTAGGTGCCCTGTACTGTGCCGTGAGGAGTTACTCCAccaaggaggaggacgaggtgtCCGTGCCCATTGGCTCCGTGGTGGAAGTGCTGAGGAAGACCGATGACGGCTGGTGGTTCATCAGGTATCTCCATCTTCTTCACATGCAGAGAGGGAAAGTTAGACAGCTggttttattagattttaagttGAAATACAGATTAACAGCAGTATGAGTATTTCTCATTGCCATGCTTGGCAATTGCTGAACAAAATTTGAATAaatctccatttttttttttcttcgctgTGCTCTCTACAGCTTCAATGGGAAGGCAGGTTACATCCCTTCCATGCACCTGCAACCCTACAACAACCCGCGGGCCGGCCTGTACAGCCTGCAGAGAAAGCTGCACGGTTCCACTCTGAACCTGGCGACCAGCAGGGATCTTCGGCCTCCTCGTCCAGCAGGCGTCCACCCGCGGCCGTATTCTGCCGGCCAGCCGGGGAGAGGGCCCAGCGAGCCAGGTCCCCTCAGAAAGGCCCGATCCCTGGACATCCTGTCCGAGGCCCAGTCGCAATCCATAACAGTGAGAGACGACTCCACCTCAGACGGCCGTGCACGCTGCATGAGCAGCACCGTCACCGACACCAGCTTCTCAAACAGCCCATCGTCCTCACGTTCAAGAGACAAGGACCCGCGTGAGAGTCCCACCGGCGGCCCTGCAGCCTCCCTGCAGCCCGGTGACGGGGGGAGCAGCGGCCCCATTAGCGTCCTCTCGGGCCGCCGTGGCTCCAGCACCAGCTCCAGCTCCGACAGGTCCAGCACCAGCTCCGACAGGTCCAGCACCAGCTCCGACAGGTCCAGCACCAGCTCCTACACCTCCGGGTCTGCGAGCTCCAGCGGAGGTGAGACGCCCTCAGCGGCTCCCAGGGTTCCCCCCAGACCCAAGACCGAGGAGATCCTGACCCGGTGCAGCACCATGACCCGCAGGGCCGCCATGGCCTCCAGAAGCCGGCTTCAGATCCAGCCGGAGTCCATCTACAGCCGCTAGCGAATCGCTCGCCTTCTTTTTACGAGCTCTTAAGGGAACACCTGTTTAACCTGTtgccaggtgtgtttgatgcagcATTGTTGTATCTTAATTAGTTTTGTTGCACCAGagacaaaatgaacacatgTGAAACTGTATCATCACGTAGCGTCAGAAGGAGCAGGAAACAACATGAACTAGTCgtgtaaaagaaatgtgtggATTGTTGGCGTTAATGAGGAAGTAGACGTTTTTATACCAACTGTTTTATGTATCTTTCTTTATCACTcatcacaatttttttttatactgcGTTGGTGTTCGAATGTAATTAATCACTGAGTTCTTGTTCACTTTTGTTATCATTCACAGGAGTTATTCTAACCATAATTTGATTATGACcttcacttttcatttcaattgTATAGTTATTTACACTCATGTGCAGTGGGTGCTACATCATAACCTGGTCACAAGTTCAAATAAACATGTCAATAAAATCGAATGTGCTCTTCAGTAACTCCTTCTTGCGTCCTTGTCTAATGAATATTGAGACGTGTGGACGTTTCAGCTTTGCACATCGACCTGCTGCACTTACGTGTCTTATGGACAGGAACCAATAAGTGTCCTTTAAGAGGACAGGAACCAATAAGTGGTGTGTCTtcagtttgcggcggaagatgtgaaggctctctgcggtcctggtgtcttcagagagctcgttccaccatttcggcgcaaggacagcgaagagtcgagacctagtcgagtgttttgctctcagtgagggagggacgagtagttttgcagatgcggagagtgcgggttgggatgtcgggtttgaccatgtcctggatgtaagctggacccgatccattcacagcatggtacgtgagcaccagtgttttgaactggatgagccaccggtaccagtgaagagagcggaggagtggaggagtgtgggagaatttaggttaaagaccagtggagctgctgcattctgaatgagctgcagaggtcgaatggcggtggcagggagaccagccaggagcgagttacagtagtccaggagggagacgacaagagcctgaatcagtacctgcgctgccttctgagtgagaaggggacgtgttctcctgatgttgtagagcgagtatctgcaggatcgcgttgtcgcggtgatgttgggagtcagggagagtcggctgtcgagtgtgacgccgacgttcttagcggtcaaagtgggcgttaacacggagttcaCAAAGTTggctgtcaggtcctgggtaagcgtaAATCATTCCATATCAATGCAGCCAGTTGTTTTTGGCTCAAGTTGTGGACGCTCTTCATACCAAAATGCTGCCAGCGTGTTTtgaatatgccaaacatacaaggaatttgtctttgcggttagtgcgcgacagtgtgacaatagacaagacagcagtgcacaagtaataaaataaagtaaaatgaaatgttaatgcaatgggttagtagaataaggctatgggttggtataaaacaagggaataaagtaaaaaaaaaaaaaaaaaaatgtaatttaaaaaattgcacattaataaatattctgggaccGGTCCATGAGACTTAAGATTCTTAAAATGAATTCTGAACCCAGCCCGGAGGCCggtggagagaggaaagcacCGGCGTCATGTGCCCATGTTTCTTTGTCCCGGtcaggagacgggctgctgcattctgcaccAGCTGTAGACGGTTGAGTCCTGAACGGCCGATACCGACACACAGCGAGTTGCAGGAGTCCAAACGTGAAGATGTAAAAGCGTGCATGACTTTCTCCAGATCAGCCCTGTTTAGATCGGGTTGGACTTTGGCTAGAAGCCGAAGCTGAATGAAACCAACCACAGAGCTGACCTGCTTGTTCAATTTAAACGCCCCATCAATAATTACACCAAGGGTTGTGGCCTGGGAACCTTTGTAAGGTGCTAGTGGGCCAAGGGAGCTGGCAAGGACCTGGACCCAGTCAGGGCGACCAAATAGCACCATCTCTGTTTAGGTTTAAGAAGTTTAGGTCcatccatgttttaatgtccgTCATGCAATCAAACACAGCATGAAGCATTTCAGCTAAAAGGTGACAAAGGCAGAACAATGAAGGAATTAGTGACCGGCCCTGCTCATGACTCACTGCTGAGCACCGTGCATGTAATCGGGATTAGATTGGATTGGAGGACACGGTTTCATCACTGCAGAGAGCGAGTTCATCCTCCATCATAAACCGATTGTTTCGGCGCTTATCAGCCAAACGCAACAATCTCCACATCAACAAGGTCTCTGCCaaccttttatttactttagcTACTTTATGCTTGAAACTCCAACTCATCACAACGCGACTACAAGGGGCCGTAAGTTGAGATTCAGTTGTTGCAAAATGTGAAAACGATACAGACGTTTACCGAAGAGGAAATAGATTCGAGGGTTACGGTAACTCCTGTGTTTATCTTCAGAACCGAGGTGGATGATTAATCAAACGCGTGCCGCTGTGGACACAGTTTGCACTTTGCTTTTATTACAGTCATTAAAACAGCTCTgtaatgattgtgtgtgtgtgtgtgtgtgtgtgatgcaatgACTGTGattcttgttttgttgtgtaaTGGATGACCCAGATTCAACTTAATATTGAGCTCATAAAGCTTCATGTTGTACATACAGATACATACAACATCTACAATCCCTTCATTATGTGCAAAATAGGTACAAAAAGGAATCCCGtcggcgtgtgtgtgagaaacacaaGCTGTCCTTTGTGAAGCAACCGGTGTAAACAAGTCACCACACTTACGGCCTCCAGTGGTTATGTACACGTTTACACCTCGTGTGGTCTAATATGAATCCATTAAAGCCAAAGGGAGGCACAGCTGATGCTCATTAAACTCTAGACAGTTGCTATAGCAACAGAGTCCAGACTCACACTGGTGCACGCTTCATGCATCAGCATCTCTCCAGACGCCTTTCAAACGCAGCCTCAGGAAGAAGAAACGTGAGAGATCAGAGTGAGGTGTGTGGAATCGTTGGATCAATGATCAGTTGATCGATTGGCTCGTGCTCAGCAGGGATTCTTGTGGTTAAAGGCTTCGAAATGCCTTTAGAAGGGACACTGAACTCTTTCACAGGCCTCTGGTGGCTCGAACCGGCTGTGATGCGGCGAGGTGCACGgagctgctcccccccccccccccccctcaccccccacctGAGTGACAGGCGGGAGGCCGGTCCACGTCCCCACAAATGGTCTCCAGCCGTCTCACCTGTTTGGCGGATCAAAGCTCATTATTTgggcttttactttattttagttTGAAAGTAGGAGTCACAGCTGCAGATCACGAGGGTGACGGATCCACCGGGTCCATTACGCAACAAACCCGTTGTCTTACGTCAAGTGAAGCTCTTCTtcctgagctgtgtgtgtgtgttatgagtTATGATGTGCTGCTATAGCAACTATgcagaaagaaatacagacagtaatgaaatgaaagattCCATTCAGTGACTCATCGGATGGAGCCGAGCCTTCGTGTTGTCTTAACGCAGACAGACTTTAAGCTCTTTGAGAGAACGCAGTCGGCCTCTGGTCCGATCGCAGTGCGTATCAGATTGGGTTTCCTTATCTTTCCTGTAATAACACAACAAATGCTTCCCTTATCGCCACCTCAGAACTTCACAAAGGAGTCACCGTATCGATTTCCTTTGGCGGCGGGCGGATGAATGGCGCTCGGGTTAAAAGGAGCGTGACCCACTAAACCGGGTGACGGGAAGGCCACAAAAGCCGACGCGCTGCCAAGTGGCCGTCTGCACGTTCAGGTGGATGAAAGGAGGGAAGATATTACACTCCTTCATTGTTAGCGAGGCGTCGAGGTAGAAGACGTCGTTTCAgggaaacagaaacacaaagcagCGTTTCTACTGCTGATTTCTCTCATTTGACTGTAAAACCTGTTTTTAATTCTTCATTTCGTGAGCTCCTCTCTGTACTACTGTATAATGTGTATCTGTACTACTGTATAATGTGTATCTGTACAGTTACTTTAGTAACTTTTAGTTGgaaatattttttgttaaaccttgaaacaaaaaagacaatattATAACTTTTGGCTATTTATTAAATAGAATGTATTCAgatgattaaaatatatttaatgtagAAATACCTCAAAGGTCATACTAAAATATTTGATTCATTAAACAGGAAATTCTTGATACTTTAGTTTAAATCCGACTTTATTGTCATGTTTATAAGTTTACACATAAATAATGCAGAACATACTGTACATGAAAGgacaatattataaatattaatattaatacaatAAGCAACAAAACTAGCAACATGTTATAACAGGAAACTGTCACCGTCACATTCAGCGGCTTCATTTGGAAGCTTCGTgtttctgtgctgatgtgaacaTGTGAGAATTTAGAGTAAATAATCAACCAACAGTCTTAATTCAACTCAAAGCTGAAGAAGATATACAGACAATTTGtgcacttttgaataaaaatgttgtgtaCATTTCATTGTTCCTTCTGACGCTTCACTGAAGCTACGTTTCTTTTATTACGGTCAACTTTCAACAAATATCTACATGCCAAAGTAACGTGGACCTCTTGCATGACAAACATGTAAATAATGATATAAACAGTGCTGCACAAAACACGGCCGACAGGTTAAATGTGTTACAAGGACATTTTCATAAATCAGAGCCGGCTCCTGGAGGCCATGGCGGCCCTGCGGGTCGTGGAGCTGCACCGGGTCAGGATCTCCTCGGTCTTGGGTCTGGGGGGAACCCCGGGAGCCGCTGAGGGCGTCTCACCTCCGCCGGAGCTCGCAGACCCGGAGCTGTCGGATCCGGTGCTGGAGCCACGGCGGCCCGAGAGGACGCTAATGGGGCTGCCGCTCCCCCCGCCACCGGGCTGCAGGGAGGCTGCGGGACCGCCGGGGCGACTTGATGAGCTCGAGGGGAAGTCGGTCTCGGCGCTCATGCTGCGCCCACGGCCGTCTGAGGTCGAGGGCGACTGCGTCTCAGAGAGGAAGTCCAGAGATCGGGCCTTCTGGAGGCGACCTCCTCTGGactgacctggagactctcgtGGCCGAGGAACCCGAGGAGCCTGAAAATCGCTGCCGGCCGTCAGGTTCAGAGTGGAACTGTGCAGCTTTCTGTGCAGGAGGTGCAGTGGGTGGTTGTGAGGTTTCAGGTTCCTGGAAGGGACGTAGCCTGATTTTCCATCAAACCTGATGAACCACCAGCCGTCATCGGTCTTCCTCAGCACTTCCACCACGGAGCCAATGGGCACGGacacctcgtcctcctccttggTGGAGTAACTCCTCACGGCACAGTACAGGGCACCTACAGGTCACCAACAAGACCACGAGCTCAGTGCATGTCAGCACACATCAACGTGTTGCCGTCTGTAACAACTAGCTGCATAGTTTCATGAAGCGGCTTCATCGACGCGCCTCGAGTTCCACAGTAAAGCCGCTGAGGTCACACCAATGTCACAGTTGTGTAATCAAGCTGGTTCGATGAAGTCACTTTGTGTACTTGCTCATTGTAATTAGGATCACACACCTGCGAGTGGGAATAcatcatcgtcaccatcatcatcatcgccgcCGCCCTCTTGGTCCCACAACTCCAGGTAGGGAGCAGGAAACCAGGCCAGGTGtttgtcctcgtcctccaccagC
It contains:
- the LOC120818852 gene encoding NADPH oxidase organizer 1 isoform X1 → MSGERRFVFSARVIGAVHRDSPKLRVFMISVLWSDKAEVIVYRSFSDFKKLHKQLKKRFQPVNTLKKNERVIPKFRGQARRNSLQQKASQRCVQRMKFLETYCHKLLKCDHAVTQSSEATHFFLPNDHDLQADFTKNSIVMLLSDDVPDGAAVRRQHAASVTHPFVSQTHRCVAAYETKDTNNRPFKVAVDQELEVLIKDPAGWWLVEDEDKHLAWFPAPYLELWDQEGGGDDDDGDDGDDDVFPLAGALYCAVRSYSTKEEDEVSVPIGSVVEVLRKTDDGWWFISFNGKAGYIPSMHLQPYNNPRAGLYSLQRKLHGSTLNLATSRDLRPPRPAGVHPRPYSAGQPGRGPSEPGPLRKARSLDILSEAQSQSITVRDDSTSDGRARCMSSTVTDTSFSNSPSSSRSRDKDPRESPTGGPAASLQPGDGGSSGPISVLSGRRGSSTSSSSDRSSTSSDRSSTSSDRSSTSSYTSGSASSSGGETPSAAPRVPPRPKTEEILTRCSTMTRRAAMASRSRLQIQPESIYSR
- the LOC120818852 gene encoding NADPH oxidase organizer 1 isoform X2, which encodes MSGERRFVFSARVIGAVHRDSPKLRVFMISVLWSDKAEVIVYRSFSDFKKLHKQLKKRFQPVNTLKKNERVIPKFRGERSKCCPHIHAGPDPGAFLSAGQARRNSLQQKASQRCVQRMKFLETYCHKLLKCDHAVTQSSEATHFFLPNDHDLQADFTKNSIVMLLSDDVPDGAAVRRQHAASVTHPFVSQTHRCVAAYETKDTNNRPFKVAVDQELEVLIKDPAGWWLVEDEDKHLAWFPAPYLELWDQEGGGDDDDGDDGDDDVFPLAGALYCAVRSYSTKEEDEVSVPIGSVVEVLRKTDDGWWFISFNGKAGYIPSMHLQPYNNPRAGLYSLQRKLHGSTLNLATSRDLRPPRPAGVHPRPYSAGQPGRGPSEPGPLRKARSLDILSEAQSQSITVRDDSTSDGRARCMSSTVTDTSFSNSPSSSRSRDKDPRESPTGGPAASLQPGDGGSSGPISVLSGRRGSSTSSSSDRSSTSSDRSSTSSDRSSTSSYTSGSASSSGGETPSAAPRVPPRPKTEEILTRCSTMTRRAAMASRSRLQIQPESIYSR
- the LOC120819571 gene encoding NADPH oxidase organizer 1 gives rise to the protein MSGERRFVFSARVIGAVHRDSPKLRVFMISVLWSDKAEVIVYRSFSDFKKLHKQLKKRFQPVNTLKKNERVIPKFRGQARRNSLQQKASQRCVQRMKFLETYCHKLLKCDHAVTQSSEATHFFLPNDHDLQADFTKNSIVMLLSDDVPDGAAVRRQHAASVTHPFVSQTHRCVAAYETKDTNNRPFKVAVDQELEVLIKDPAGWWLVEDEDKHLAWFPAPYLELWDQEGGGDDDDGDDDVFPLAGALYCAVRSYSTKEEDEVSVPIGSVVEVLRKTDDGWWFIRFDGKSGYVPSRNLKPHNHPLHLLHRKLHSSTLNLTAGSDFQAPRVPRPRESPGQSRGGRLQKARSLDFLSETQSPSTSDGRGRSMSAETDFPSSSSSRPGGPAASLQPGGGGSGSPISVLSGRRGSSTGSDSSGSASSGGGETPSAAPGVPPRPKTEEILTRCSSTTRRAAMASRSRL